The following proteins are co-located in the Streptomyces sp. NBC_01198 genome:
- the rpsD gene encoding 30S ribosomal protein S4 → MARYTGADCKRCRREKQKLFLKGAKCESAKCPIEIRPYPPGEHGRGRTKDSEYLLQLREKQKCARIYGVLEKQFVNYYKEANQKSGKTGENLLRILETRLDNVVYRAGFAKSRDHARQLVRHGHITVNGRKNDIPSARVAVSDIVEVRESSRNLTPFAVAQGEAGDKTVPAWLEANAGKLRILVHSLPERQVIDTQVQEQLIVELYSK, encoded by the coding sequence ATGGCGCGTTACACCGGGGCCGACTGCAAGCGATGCCGTCGGGAAAAGCAGAAGCTCTTCCTCAAGGGAGCCAAGTGCGAGAGCGCGAAGTGCCCGATCGAGATCCGTCCTTACCCCCCGGGTGAGCACGGACGCGGGCGCACCAAGGACAGCGAGTACCTGCTTCAGCTGCGTGAGAAGCAGAAGTGCGCGCGTATCTACGGTGTCCTCGAGAAGCAGTTCGTGAACTACTACAAGGAAGCGAACCAGAAGTCCGGCAAGACCGGTGAGAACCTGCTTCGCATCCTCGAGACCCGCCTCGACAACGTGGTCTACCGGGCCGGCTTCGCCAAGTCCCGCGACCACGCCCGTCAGCTGGTCCGTCACGGACACATCACCGTCAACGGCCGCAAGAACGACATTCCGTCGGCTCGCGTCGCTGTGAGTGACATCGTCGAGGTCCGCGAGTCGTCCCGCAACCTGACCCCGTTCGCGGTGGCGCAGGGCGAGGCCGGCGACAAGACCGTGCCGGCGTGGCTGGAAGCCAACGCGGGCAAGCTGCGGATCCTCGTGCACAGCCTGCCCGAGCGCCAGGTGATCGACACCCAGGTGCAGGAGCAGCTGATCGTCGAGCTCTACTCCAAGTAG
- the rpsK gene encoding 30S ribosomal protein S11 encodes MPPKGRQGAAKKVRRKEKKNVAHGHAHIKSTFNNTIVSITDPSGNVISWASAGHVGFKGSRKSTPFAAQMAAESAARRAQEHGMRKVDVFVKGPGSGRETAIRSLQATGLEVGSIQDVTPTPHNGCRPPKRRRV; translated from the coding sequence ATGCCTCCTAAGGGCCGTCAGGGCGCAGCCAAGAAGGTGCGCCGCAAGGAAAAGAAGAACGTCGCTCACGGGCACGCCCACATCAAGAGCACGTTCAACAACACGATCGTCTCGATCACCGACCCCTCGGGCAACGTGATCTCCTGGGCCTCCGCCGGCCACGTCGGCTTCAAGGGCTCGCGCAAGTCCACCCCCTTCGCCGCGCAGATGGCCGCCGAGTCGGCCGCCCGCCGGGCGCAGGAGCACGGCATGCGCAAGGTTGACGTCTTCGTCAAGGGTCCCGGCTCCGGCCGCGAGACCGCGATCCGCTCCCTCCAGGCCACCGGCCTCGAGGTCGGCTCGATCCAGGACGTCACCCCGACCCCGCACAACGGCTGCCGCCCGCCGAAGCGCCGCCGCGTCTGA
- the rpsM gene encoding 30S ribosomal protein S13, whose amino-acid sequence MARLSGVDLPREKRVEIALTYVFGIGRSRSQDILKNTGVNPDVRVRDLPEEDLVKIAKWVDDNYTTEGDLRRSVQADIRRKVEIGCYQGLRHRRGLPVHGQRTHTNARTRKGPRRAIAGKKKPGKK is encoded by the coding sequence ATGGCACGCCTTTCAGGCGTTGACCTCCCGCGCGAGAAGCGCGTGGAGATCGCCCTCACCTATGTCTTCGGCATCGGGCGTTCGCGCTCGCAGGACATCCTGAAGAACACCGGTGTGAACCCCGACGTCCGCGTGCGCGACCTTCCCGAGGAAGACCTCGTCAAGATCGCCAAGTGGGTCGACGACAACTACACGACCGAGGGTGACCTCCGTCGTTCGGTGCAGGCCGACATCCGCCGCAAGGTGGAGATCGGCTGCTACCAGGGTCTTCGTCACCGCCGCGGCCTGCCCGTCCACGGGCAGCGCACTCACACCAACGCCCGCACCCGCAAGGGCCCGCGTCGCGCCATCGCCGGCAAGAAGAAGCCGGGCAAGAAGTAG
- the rpmJ gene encoding 50S ribosomal protein L36 yields MKVKPSVKKICDKCKVIRRHGRVMVICDNLRHKQRQG; encoded by the coding sequence ATGAAGGTCAAGCCGAGCGTCAAGAAGATCTGCGACAAGTGCAAGGTGATCCGCCGCCACGGCCGGGTCATGGTCATCTGCGACAACCTGCGCCACAAGCAGCGCCAGGGCTGA
- the infA gene encoding translation initiation factor IF-1 produces the protein MAKKQGAIEIEGTVIESLPNAMFKVELQNGHKVLAHISGKMRMHYIRILPDDRVVVELSPYDLTRGRIVYRYK, from the coding sequence ATGGCCAAAAAGCAAGGCGCCATCGAAATCGAGGGCACCGTGATCGAGTCTCTGCCGAACGCCATGTTCAAGGTGGAGCTGCAGAACGGTCACAAGGTCCTCGCGCACATCAGCGGCAAGATGCGGATGCACTACATCCGTATCCTTCCGGATGACCGGGTCGTCGTGGAGCTGTCTCCGTACGACCTGACGCGCGGACGGATCGTCTACCGATACAAGTAG
- the map gene encoding type I methionyl aminopeptidase — MVEIKTPEQIATMRRAGLVVAAVHGATRAAAVPGATTKDLDEIAAKVIADHGAKPNFLGYGGFPGTICTSVNDVVVHGIPDRETVLKDGDIIAIDAGAIVDGWHGDAAFTCFVGGGHAPELIELSRVTEESMWAGIAAFRKGNRLEDISRAVEGYIRRQPRPASGKYGIVEDYGGHGIGSEMHMDPHLLNYVTKKRGRGIKLIPGVCLAIEPMVTLGTPHTHVLDDEWTVKSDDGSWSSHWEHTIALTEDGPLVLTAPDCGRAKLAEYGITVAPDPAA, encoded by the coding sequence ATGGTGGAGATCAAGACCCCGGAGCAGATCGCCACGATGCGGCGCGCCGGGCTGGTCGTCGCGGCGGTGCACGGGGCGACCCGCGCCGCGGCCGTCCCCGGTGCCACGACCAAGGACCTGGACGAGATCGCCGCCAAGGTCATCGCCGACCACGGCGCCAAGCCGAACTTCCTCGGCTACGGCGGCTTCCCCGGCACCATCTGCACCTCGGTCAACGATGTCGTGGTGCACGGCATCCCGGACCGCGAGACGGTGCTCAAGGACGGCGACATCATCGCCATCGACGCCGGCGCGATCGTGGACGGCTGGCACGGCGACGCGGCCTTCACCTGCTTCGTCGGCGGCGGTCACGCACCGGAGCTGATCGAGCTGAGCCGGGTGACCGAGGAGTCCATGTGGGCCGGCATCGCCGCCTTCCGCAAGGGCAACCGGCTGGAGGACATCTCCCGGGCCGTCGAGGGCTACATCCGCCGCCAGCCGCGCCCCGCGTCCGGCAAGTACGGCATCGTCGAGGACTACGGCGGCCACGGCATCGGCAGCGAGATGCACATGGACCCGCACCTGCTGAACTACGTCACCAAGAAGCGCGGCCGGGGCATCAAGCTGATCCCCGGGGTGTGCCTGGCGATCGAGCCGATGGTCACCCTCGGCACCCCGCACACCCACGTCCTGGACGACGAGTGGACGGTCAAGTCCGACGACGGCTCGTGGTCCTCGCACTGGGAGCACACCATCGCCCTGACCGAGGACGGCCCGCTGGTGCTCACCGCCCCGGACTGCGGCCGGGCCAAGCTCGCCGAGTACGGCATCACGGTGGCACCCGATCCCGCTGCGTAA
- a CDS encoding adenylate kinase: MRIVLVGPPGAGKGTQAAYLAENLSIPHISTGDLFRANISQGTELGKQAKAYMDAGRLVPDEVTIGMAEDRLLQPDAARGFLLDGFPRNVGQAQALDAFLAKTKVSLDAVLDLEVPEEEVVKRIAGRRLCRNDGSHVFHVEYNPPADDNVCDTCGGELYQRSDDTEEAVRIRLEEYHSKTEPIIDYYKQQGLVRTIPALGKVAEVTQRAMDALQREA; the protein is encoded by the coding sequence ATGCGTATCGTCCTGGTCGGGCCGCCCGGCGCGGGCAAGGGGACGCAGGCCGCGTATCTGGCCGAGAACCTGTCGATCCCGCACATCTCCACGGGCGACCTGTTCCGCGCCAACATCAGCCAGGGCACCGAGCTGGGCAAGCAGGCCAAGGCCTACATGGACGCCGGCCGGCTCGTGCCGGACGAGGTCACCATCGGTATGGCGGAGGACCGGCTGCTGCAGCCGGACGCCGCACGTGGCTTCCTGCTGGACGGCTTCCCGCGCAACGTCGGCCAGGCGCAGGCGCTTGACGCCTTCCTGGCCAAGACGAAGGTGTCGCTGGACGCGGTCCTCGACCTGGAGGTCCCCGAGGAGGAGGTCGTCAAGCGGATCGCCGGCCGCCGGCTGTGCCGCAACGACGGCAGCCACGTCTTCCACGTCGAGTACAACCCGCCGGCCGACGACAACGTGTGCGACACCTGCGGCGGCGAGCTCTACCAGCGCTCGGACGACACCGAGGAAGCCGTCCGCATCCGGCTGGAGGAGTACCACAGCAAGACCGAGCCGATCATCGACTACTACAAGCAGCAGGGCCTGGTGCGGACGATCCCGGCCCTGGGCAAGGTGGCCGAGGTCACCCAGCGCGCGATGGACGCGCTGCAGCGCGAGGCCTGA
- the secY gene encoding preprotein translocase subunit SecY, producing MLTAFARAFRTPDLRKKLLFTLSIVVVYRLGAHVPVPGIDYHVVNQCIKDTKGNNSLFGLVNMFSGGALLQLTIFALGIMPYITASIILQLLTVVIPRLEALKKEGQAGTTKITQYTRYLTVALAVLQGTGLVATARSGSLFSGCNNATGIVPNQSIFTTITMVTTMTAGTVVIMWLGELVTDKGIGNGMSILMFVSIAAGFPGSLWAIKVSGKIAGGWVEFLAVLAVGLAMVGLVVFVEQAQRRIPVQYAKRMIGRRSYGGTSTYIPLKVNQAGVIPVIFASSLLYIPALIVQFSGSTSGWAQWISRNFTKGDHPVYMAAYFLLIVFFAFFYVAISFNPEEVADNMKKYGGFIPGIRAGRPTAEYLSYVLNRITWPGALYLGLIALVPTVAIAIFNGSNGNFPLGGTSILIIVGVGLETVKQIESQLQQRNYEGFLR from the coding sequence GTGCTCACCGCGTTCGCACGGGCGTTCAGGACGCCCGACCTGCGCAAGAAGCTGCTGTTCACTCTGAGCATCGTGGTGGTCTACCGCCTCGGAGCCCATGTACCGGTGCCGGGCATCGACTACCACGTCGTCAACCAGTGCATCAAGGACACGAAGGGCAACAACAGCCTGTTCGGTCTGGTGAACATGTTCAGCGGCGGCGCGCTGCTGCAGCTGACCATCTTCGCGCTCGGGATCATGCCGTACATCACGGCGAGCATCATCCTCCAGCTGCTGACCGTGGTGATCCCACGCCTGGAGGCCCTCAAGAAGGAGGGCCAGGCGGGCACCACGAAGATCACGCAGTACACCCGGTATCTGACGGTCGCGCTGGCCGTGCTGCAGGGCACCGGCCTGGTCGCCACCGCCCGCTCCGGCAGCCTGTTCTCCGGCTGCAACAACGCCACCGGGATCGTGCCCAACCAGTCGATCTTCACGACCATCACCATGGTCACGACGATGACCGCGGGCACCGTGGTGATCATGTGGCTCGGCGAGCTGGTCACCGACAAGGGCATCGGCAACGGCATGTCCATCCTGATGTTCGTCTCCATCGCGGCCGGCTTCCCGGGCTCGCTGTGGGCGATCAAGGTCTCCGGCAAGATCGCCGGCGGCTGGGTGGAGTTCCTCGCCGTGCTGGCGGTCGGCCTGGCGATGGTGGGCCTGGTGGTCTTCGTCGAACAGGCACAGCGGCGTATCCCCGTGCAGTACGCCAAGCGCATGATCGGGCGGCGGTCGTACGGCGGCACGTCCACGTACATCCCGCTCAAGGTCAACCAGGCCGGTGTGATCCCGGTCATCTTCGCGTCGTCGCTGCTCTACATCCCGGCGCTGATCGTGCAGTTCTCCGGTTCGACCTCGGGCTGGGCCCAGTGGATCAGCCGGAACTTCACCAAGGGCGACCACCCGGTGTACATGGCCGCGTACTTCCTGCTGATCGTCTTCTTCGCCTTCTTCTACGTCGCGATCTCCTTCAACCCCGAAGAAGTCGCGGACAATATGAAGAAGTATGGTGGGTTCATTCCGGGCATCCGTGCCGGTCGCCCCACCGCCGAATACCTGAGTTACGTGCTGAACCGCATCACGTGGCCCGGGGCGCTGTACCTGGGGCTCATCGCTCTCGTGCCGACGGTCGCCATCGCGATCTTCAACGGCAGCAACGGCAACTTCCCACTCGGTGGTACCAGCATCCTGATCATCGTGGGTGTCGGTCTTGAGACGGTGAAGCAGATCGAGAGCCAGCTACAGCAGCGCAACTACGAAGGGTTCCTCCGCTGA
- the rplO gene encoding 50S ribosomal protein L15, translating into MGDNPIKIHNLRPAPGAKTAKTRVGRGEASKGKTAGRGTKGTKARYQVPERFEGGQMPLHMRLPKLKGFKNPFRTEYQVVNLDKLVTLYPEGGEVTVADLVAKGAVRKNQLVKVLGAGEVSVALQVTVDAVSGSAKEKIAAAGGTVTELV; encoded by the coding sequence ATGGGTGACAACCCGATCAAGATCCACAACCTGCGTCCCGCCCCGGGAGCCAAGACCGCCAAGACCCGCGTGGGTCGCGGCGAGGCGTCCAAGGGCAAGACGGCCGGTCGTGGCACCAAGGGCACCAAGGCCCGCTACCAGGTTCCGGAGCGCTTCGAGGGCGGGCAGATGCCCCTCCACATGCGGCTCCCGAAGCTCAAGGGCTTCAAGAACCCGTTCCGCACCGAGTACCAGGTGGTCAACCTGGACAAGCTCGTGACCCTCTACCCCGAGGGTGGCGAAGTCACGGTGGCCGATCTGGTCGCCAAGGGTGCGGTCCGCAAGAACCAGCTCGTCAAGGTGCTCGGCGCCGGCGAGGTCTCCGTGGCGCTGCAGGTGACCGTTGACGCGGTCTCCGGTTCCGCCAAGGAGAAGATCGCCGCCGCCGGCGGCACCGTCACCGAGCTCGTCTGA
- the rpmD gene encoding 50S ribosomal protein L30 codes for MARLKVTQTKSYIGSKQNHRDTLRSLGLKRLHDVVVKEDRPEIRGMVHTVRHLVTVEEVD; via the coding sequence ATGGCGCGTCTGAAGGTCACGCAGACCAAGTCCTACATCGGCAGCAAGCAGAACCACCGTGACACCCTGCGTTCGCTCGGGCTCAAGCGCCTGCACGACGTCGTGGTCAAGGAGGACCGCCCGGAGATCCGCGGCATGGTCCACACCGTCCGCCACCTCGTCACGGTCGAGGAGGTCGACTGA
- the rpsE gene encoding 30S ribosomal protein S5, translating into MAGPQRRGSGAGGGERRDRKDRRDGGQQAEKTAYVERVVAINRVAKVVKGGRRFSFTALVVVGDGDGTVGVGYGKAKEVPAAIAKGVEEAKKHFFKVPRIQGTIPHPIQGEKAAGVVLLKPASPGTGVIAGGPVRAVLECAGIHDVLSKSLGSDNAINIVHATVAALQGLQRPEEIAARRGLPIEDVAPAALLRARAGVGV; encoded by the coding sequence ATGGCTGGACCCCAGCGCCGCGGAAGCGGTGCCGGTGGCGGCGAGCGACGGGACCGTAAGGACCGGCGGGACGGCGGCCAGCAGGCCGAGAAGACCGCCTATGTCGAGCGGGTCGTCGCGATCAATCGCGTCGCCAAGGTTGTGAAGGGTGGTCGTCGCTTCAGCTTCACCGCGCTGGTCGTGGTGGGCGACGGTGACGGCACCGTGGGTGTCGGCTACGGCAAGGCCAAGGAGGTGCCGGCCGCCATCGCCAAGGGTGTTGAGGAGGCCAAGAAGCACTTCTTCAAGGTCCCCCGTATCCAGGGCACCATCCCGCACCCGATCCAGGGCGAGAAGGCCGCGGGCGTCGTCCTGCTCAAGCCGGCTTCCCCCGGTACCGGTGTGATCGCCGGTGGCCCGGTGCGTGCCGTGCTGGAGTGCGCGGGCATCCACGACGTGCTGTCCAAGAGCCTCGGCTCGGACAACGCGATCAACATCGTGCACGCCACGGTCGCGGCGCTCCAGGGCCTGCAGCGGCCCGAGGAGATCGCGGCCCGCCGCGGTCTGCCGATCGAGGACGTCGCTCCCGCGGCCCTGCTGCGGGCCCGTGCCGGAGTGGGTGTGTGA
- the rplR gene encoding 50S ribosomal protein L18, whose protein sequence is MAYGVKIAKGKAYKSAAIKRRHIRVRKRVSGTTERPRLVVTRSNRGIVAQVIDDLAGHTLASASTLDASIRGGEGDKSAKAKQVGQLVAERAKAKGVEAVVFDRGGNQYAGRIAALADAAREAGLKF, encoded by the coding sequence ATGGCATACGGTGTCAAGATCGCCAAGGGCAAGGCTTACAAGAGCGCTGCGATCAAGCGTCGCCACATCCGGGTGCGCAAGCGCGTCTCCGGTACGACCGAGCGTCCGCGCCTGGTCGTGACCCGGTCCAACCGGGGCATCGTGGCGCAGGTCATCGACGACCTCGCGGGCCACACGCTCGCGTCGGCGTCGACCCTCGACGCGTCCATCCGCGGCGGCGAAGGCGACAAGAGCGCCAAGGCTAAGCAGGTCGGCCAGCTCGTGGCCGAGCGTGCGAAGGCCAAGGGCGTCGAGGCTGTCGTGTTCGACCGTGGCGGCAACCAGTACGCGGGGCGCATCGCCGCCCTGGCGGACGCCGCCCGCGAAGCCGGTCTGAAGTTCTAG
- the rplF gene encoding 50S ribosomal protein L6 yields the protein MSRIGKLPISVPAGVDVTIDGRTVAVKGPKGSLTHTVAAPIDIAKGEDGTLLVTRPNDERVSKALHGLSRTLVANMITGVTAGYSKQLEISGVGYRVQAKGSNLEFALGYSHPILVEAPEGISFKVENPTKFSVEGIDKQKVGEVAANIRKLRKPDPYKAKGVKYAGEVIRRKVGKAGK from the coding sequence ATGTCGCGCATCGGCAAGCTGCCCATCTCGGTTCCCGCCGGAGTGGACGTCACCATCGACGGCCGCACGGTCGCGGTGAAGGGCCCCAAGGGCTCGCTCACCCACACCGTCGCCGCGCCGATCGACATCGCAAAGGGCGAGGACGGCACTCTGCTGGTCACCCGCCCCAACGACGAGCGTGTCTCGAAGGCCCTGCACGGCCTGTCCCGCACGCTGGTGGCGAACATGATCACCGGCGTGACCGCGGGCTACAGCAAGCAGCTCGAGATCAGCGGTGTCGGCTACCGCGTCCAGGCGAAGGGCTCCAACCTGGAGTTCGCGCTCGGCTACAGCCACCCGATCCTGGTCGAGGCCCCCGAGGGGATCTCCTTCAAGGTCGAGAACCCGACGAAGTTCTCCGTCGAGGGCATCGACAAGCAGAAGGTCGGCGAGGTCGCCGCCAACATCCGCAAGCTGCGGAAGCCCGACCCGTACAAGGCCAAGGGTGTCAAGTACGCGGGCGAAGTCATCCGCCGCAAGGTCGGAAAGGCGGGTAAGTAG
- the rpsH gene encoding 30S ribosomal protein S8 produces MTMTDPIADMLTRLRNANSAYHDDVTMPFSKIKSHIAEILQQEGYITGWKVEDAEVGKNLLLELKFGPERQRSIAGIKRISKPGLRVYAKSTNLPKVLGGLGVAIISTSHGLLTGQQAQKKGVGGEVLAYVW; encoded by the coding sequence ATGACCATGACCGACCCGATCGCAGACATGCTGACCCGTCTGCGTAACGCGAATTCGGCATACCACGACGACGTCACCATGCCGTTCAGCAAGATCAAGTCGCACATCGCGGAGATCCTCCAGCAGGAGGGTTACATCACCGGCTGGAAGGTCGAGGACGCCGAGGTCGGCAAGAACCTCCTCCTTGAGCTGAAGTTCGGCCCGGAGCGGCAGCGCTCCATCGCCGGGATCAAGCGGATCAGCAAGCCTGGTCTGCGGGTCTACGCGAAGTCCACCAACCTGCCGAAGGTGCTCGGCGGCCTGGGCGTGGCGATCATCTCCACGTCGCACGGCCTGCTCACCGGCCAGCAGGCTCAGAAGAAGGGCGTGGGTGGGGAAGTCCTCGCCTACGTCTGGTAA
- a CDS encoding type Z 30S ribosomal protein S14 — MAKKALIAKAARKPKFAVRGYNRCQRCGRPHSVYRKFGLCRVCLREMAHRGELPGVTKSSW; from the coding sequence GTGGCGAAGAAGGCTCTGATCGCTAAGGCCGCTCGCAAGCCCAAGTTCGCTGTGCGCGGCTACAACCGCTGCCAGCGCTGTGGCCGGCCGCACTCCGTCTACCGCAAGTTCGGCCTGTGCCGCGTGTGCCTTCGTGAGATGGCCCACCGTGGCGAGCTGCCGGGCGTGACCAAGAGCTCCTGGTAA
- the rplE gene encoding 50S ribosomal protein L5, giving the protein MTATTTSPRLKARYREEIAGKMRDQFSYENVMQIPGLTKIVVNMGVGDAARDSKLIEGAIRDLATITGQKPQVTKARKSIAQFKLREGQPIGAHVTLRGDRMWEFLDRLLSLALPRIRDFRGLSPKQFDGRGNYTFGLTEQVMFHEIDQDKIDRVRGMDITVVTTATNDDEGRALLRHLGFPFKEN; this is encoded by the coding sequence ATGACTGCCACCACCACTTCACCCCGCCTCAAGGCGCGCTACCGCGAGGAGATCGCGGGAAAGATGCGTGACCAGTTCTCCTACGAGAACGTCATGCAGATCCCCGGTCTCACCAAGATCGTGGTCAACATGGGTGTGGGCGACGCCGCCCGCGACTCCAAGCTGATCGAGGGCGCCATCCGCGACCTCGCCACGATCACCGGCCAGAAGCCGCAGGTCACCAAGGCCCGTAAGTCCATCGCGCAGTTCAAGCTGCGTGAGGGCCAGCCCATCGGTGCCCACGTCACGCTGCGCGGCGACCGCATGTGGGAGTTCCTCGACCGTCTGCTGTCGCTGGCGCTGCCGCGTATCCGCGACTTCCGCGGTCTGTCCCCCAAGCAGTTCGACGGCCGGGGCAACTACACCTTCGGTCTCACGGAGCAGGTCATGTTCCACGAGATCGACCAGGACAAGATCGACCGGGTCCGGGGCATGGACATCACCGTGGTCACCACGGCGACCAACGACGACGAGGGTCGTGCCCTCCTTCGTCACCTCGGCTTCCCGTTCAAGGAGAACTGA
- the rplX gene encoding 50S ribosomal protein L24, translated as MKIKKGDLVQVITGKDKGKQGKVIVAFPAQDRVLVEGVNRVKKHTKAGATDRGSKTGGIITTEAPIHISNVQLVVEKDGKKVVTRVGYRFDDEGNKIRVAKRTGEDI; from the coding sequence ATGAAGATCAAGAAGGGCGACCTGGTCCAGGTCATCACCGGTAAGGACAAGGGCAAGCAGGGCAAGGTCATCGTGGCCTTCCCGGCCCAGGACCGTGTCCTCGTCGAGGGTGTCAACCGGGTCAAGAAGCACACCAAGGCCGGCGCGACCGACCGCGGTTCGAAGACCGGCGGCATCATCACCACCGAGGCGCCGATCCACATCAGCAACGTGCAGCTGGTTGTTGAGAAGGACGGCAAGAAGGTCGTGACCCGCGTCGGCTACCGCTTCGACGACGAAGGCAACAAGATCCGCGTTGCCAAGCGGACCGGTGAGGACATCTGA
- the rplN gene encoding 50S ribosomal protein L14, which translates to MIQQESRLRIADNTGAKEILCIRVLGGSGRRYAGIGDVIVATVKDAIPGGNVKKGEVVKAVIVRTVKERRRADGSYIRFDENAAVILKNDGDPRGTRIFGPVGRELREKKFMKIVSLAPEVL; encoded by the coding sequence GTGATCCAGCAGGAGTCGCGACTCCGCATCGCTGACAACACTGGTGCCAAGGAGATCCTTTGCATCCGTGTTCTCGGTGGTTCGGGTCGCCGCTACGCGGGAATCGGTGACGTCATCGTCGCCACCGTCAAGGACGCGATCCCCGGTGGCAACGTGAAGAAGGGCGAGGTCGTCAAGGCGGTCATCGTCCGGACTGTCAAGGAGCGCCGTCGTGCCGACGGCTCGTACATCCGGTTCGACGAGAACGCCGCCGTCATCCTCAAGAACGACGGCGACCCCCGCGGCACCCGTATCTTCGGCCCGGTGGGTCGTGAGCTGCGCGAGAAGAAGTTCATGAAGATCGTCTCGCTCGCGCCGGAGGTGCTGTAA
- the rpsQ gene encoding 30S ribosomal protein S17, with protein sequence MSEKNVTETTDEQRGFRKTREGLVVSDKMDKTVVVAVEDRVKHALYGKVIRRTNKLKAHDEQNAAGIGDRVLLMETRPTSATKRWRVVEILEKAK encoded by the coding sequence ATGAGCGAGAAGAATGTGACTGAGACGACCGACGAGCAGCGCGGCTTCCGCAAGACCCGTGAGGGTCTGGTGGTCAGCGACAAGATGGACAAGACCGTAGTGGTCGCCGTCGAGGACCGCGTCAAGCACGCGCTGTACGGCAAGGTCATCCGCCGCACCAACAAGCTCAAGGCGCACGACGAGCAGAACGCCGCCGGCATCGGCGACCGGGTCCTCCTCATGGAGACCCGGCCGACCTCCGCCACGAAGCGGTGGCGCGTCGTGGAGATCCTCGAGAAGGCCAAGTAA
- the rpmC gene encoding 50S ribosomal protein L29, with product MAAGTKATELRQLGDEELVGKLREAKEELFNLRFQAATGQLENNSRLRVVRKDIARIYTLMRERELGIETVESVESA from the coding sequence ATGGCGGCCGGTACCAAGGCGACCGAGCTGCGCCAGCTGGGCGACGAGGAACTCGTCGGCAAGCTGCGTGAGGCCAAGGAGGAGCTGTTCAACCTCCGCTTCCAGGCGGCCACGGGACAGCTTGAGAACAACAGCCGGCTCAGGGTCGTCCGCAAGGACATCGCCCGGATCTACACCCTCATGCGTGAGCGCGAGCTGGGCATCGAGACGGTGGAGAGCGTGGAGAGCGCCTGA
- the rplP gene encoding 50S ribosomal protein L16, which yields MLIPRRVKHRKQHHPTRRGMAKGGTELAFGEYGLQAVTPAYVTNRQIESARISITRHIKRGGKVWINIYPDRPLTKKPAETRMGSGKGSPEWWIANVKPGRVMFELSFPNEKVAREALTRAAHKLPMKCRIVRREAGES from the coding sequence ATGCTGATCCCCCGTAGGGTCAAGCACCGCAAGCAGCACCACCCGACCCGCCGCGGCATGGCCAAGGGCGGCACGGAGCTGGCGTTCGGCGAGTACGGCCTGCAGGCCGTCACCCCCGCGTATGTGACCAACCGGCAGATCGAGTCCGCTCGTATCTCCATCACCCGGCACATCAAGCGTGGCGGCAAGGTCTGGATCAACATCTACCCGGACCGCCCGCTGACGAAGAAGCCGGCCGAGACCCGCATGGGTTCCGGCAAGGGTTCCCCGGAGTGGTGGATCGCGAACGTCAAGCCCGGTCGGGTGATGTTCGAGCTGTCCTTCCCGAACGAGAAGGTTGCCCGCGAGGCGCTCACCCGCGCCGCGCACAAGCTTCCGATGAAGTGCCGCATCGTGCGGCGCGAGGCAGGTGAGTCGTGA